The genomic DNA ACCTGTTTCAACGTTTCGGATCTTTCGGAGATCGCCTGCCTGCCCGACGAGCAGTGGCGAGGGGAGTTTGAACAACGGGGGATTCGCCACGTATTAGTTCATTGGGGCGAGATCGACAGGTATCGCGGCGAGGGGAATTACGGCTTCGATCCGTCGATCACGCCGGAGCTGATTCGAGCGATGGTCGACCAAGGGGTACTCAAACCACTCGACACGGGACTCGATCCGCAGCGGGTCGAAGTCCTTGCCGTCGGTCCATAATACGTTGGGCGATCCAATGTACAATGGAGGTGACGCCATGCCGACCGTTCTGAGAAGTGGGCCTTACCGGTTTTACTTCTACAGCCACGAGCCGAATGAGCCGTCGCATGTGCACGTGGATCGAGATGAGGATTCTGCGAAGTATTGGCTGCAACCCGTTAGTCTGGCTCGCAATCTTGGATTCCGCGGACACGAGCTTCGTGAAATTGAACGGATCATTGGCGACAATCAACAAGAACTCCTGGAGGCCTGGAATGGCCGGTTCGGAAATTAAGCCTGGCGAACGCGTTAAAGATGTCCATTTCGGCGATGACGCGTTCAGCGTCGATCTATTGGACGGTCGCACGATCACGGTGCCCTATGCCTGGTACCCGCGTTTGCTTCATGCCTCCCCAGAGCATCGCGCGAACTGGAGGCCTTGTGGCGGTGGTTTTGGGATCCATTGGCCTGACCTCGACGAGGATCTGAGCACTGAAGGACTATTGCGAGGTGCGCCTGCGCCACGCGAGGCGGAGCAAGCAGGCGGTCGTTCAAATTAACAGGGACGCAAATGTCGCTATGCTGACCTCGTCCTCTTTTCGCAACGCAGACTCGCTTCACAAACGATCGCTGTTTCACGTCGCTCGCTTCTTTGGTGGCGACGGCCATGCACTTCCTGAGTGCCCCGAGAAGGTGAGACCTTCCGCCGATTGAATCTCTAACAACTTCACACGTTAAAAACGTAAAAACCTTTTCACGACCGCTGTCGGTTCTGCGATGCGAAGTCCCAGTCAAATTTTCGATTTCACGCCCAGCGGTTTGCGGTTGGGGCGTTGGCGTGGGACGACCTACGCGATCGGTTGGAGCTATCTGGGGCTGGGAGCTGTGTTGTTTGTCGCCGCGTGGTGGCTGAAGGTCTGGCCGGGGAACCAGGATCTGCCCTGGTTGGCTCTTGTCGTCTGGTTGGCGATCGGATTTGTCGGCGGATTGCAAGAGAGTGCTCACGCGGTGACGGCGTGGCTGTTGGGAGGCAAGTCGCGGTTGATGATGATCGCGGGGCACGGCGGTGCCGGTCAGTACCGAATCTTTGGCGGGCCAAGGCAAGCGATCGTCGCGGCAGCCGGCCCGGCAAGCAGCTGTCTGCTGGCGCTGCTTGTCGCGGGGATCTTGATGTTTCGTGGCGAGGCGTCGTTGTGGCAGATGCTCGATCCGCTGCGACCTCCCGAATTGGTCGGCCGTCTGAACCTCGTGTCGATCGGAAAAGTTGTTGCCTGGATCGCGATAACGCTCTCGGTTGTCCAGATGTTGCCGCTGTGGCGATGCGACGGCCGGACATTATTAGACGGATTGGTGGCGACGTTCCGGCCGCACTACACGCCGTCGGCGAGAGCTCATGCCGCGGCAGTTGTGATCGGCTGGATCGCGTTTGCGATGGTCGGTTTGTCGCTTGGAGTGGCGATGTTCGAAGATCGCCAGGGGGTGCCGCGATGGCCCGTGCTGGCAGCGGTTGGGCTGGTGCTGTGGATGTCGGGGCAAAAAGTCGATCCGCGGATCCGAGTGATCGATGCGAAGCACCAGCCGATCGGATGGTTAGGGGCTCGGCGGATTCGGCAAGCGCACCACCGCGAGATTCGGGAAGCTTCGGACATCGCTCAGCTCGATGCGATCTTGGACCGGATGACGCAGCACGGTGCCGATTCGTTGAGCCATGCCGATCGCGCGGTGCTGAAGCGGGCGAGTCTTGCCTTGAAAAGGCACTCGAACAAATCCTAGCGAAGCCGGGAGGGTCGAAAAACGAGCGTTCAGCTAGTTTTTCGGGGAGGGCTTGAGCGCTGGTGCGAGCACGACGAATTTAGCTGTGCGACGCCCCTCCCCGAACTTTGCTTCGCTCGTTCGACCCTCCCCTGCAAACTTCGTTTGGGGGCGGGTGAAGTCTGTTGTTCGCGGCGGCGAAACTTCACCCGCCTGGCGAAGCCGGGAGGGTCGAGAAACGAGCATTCAGCTAGTTTTTCGGGGAGGGCTTGAACGCTGGATCGAGCGGGACGGATTTAGCTGTGC from Rosistilla oblonga includes the following:
- a CDS encoding DUF4160 domain-containing protein; translation: MPTVLRSGPYRFYFYSHEPNEPSHVHVDRDEDSAKYWLQPVSLARNLGFRGHELREIERIIGDNQQELLEAWNGRFGN
- a CDS encoding DUF2442 domain-containing protein: MAGSEIKPGERVKDVHFGDDAFSVDLLDGRTITVPYAWYPRLLHASPEHRANWRPCGGGFGIHWPDLDEDLSTEGLLRGAPAPREAEQAGGRSN